The following proteins come from a genomic window of Finegoldia magna ATCC 29328:
- a CDS encoding restriction endonuclease subunit S: MSSTWKNGTFSEIVDATLGGDWGKEAPTGNYTEQVYCMRGADIPEIKVGNKGKMPTRYILPKNYAKKILTPGDVVVEISGGSPTQSTGRVAAVSQSLLDRYDQEMVCTNFCRAMKPKNGYSMFLYFYWQYLYDLNVFFLYENGTTGIKNLDLKGFLSTEKIRIPSFDDACEFEDICHKYFDKIFYNGLENEKLSSLRDSLLPQLMSGELDVSDIDI; the protein is encoded by the coding sequence TTGTCATCAACATGGAAAAATGGGACCTTTTCTGAGATAGTTGATGCCACATTAGGTGGTGATTGGGGAAAGGAAGCCCCCACAGGTAACTATACAGAGCAAGTTTACTGTATGCGTGGTGCGGATATTCCAGAGATCAAGGTAGGGAATAAAGGTAAAATGCCAACAAGATATATTCTTCCCAAGAATTATGCAAAGAAGATATTAACTCCAGGTGATGTTGTTGTAGAAATTTCAGGAGGTAGTCCTACGCAATCCACTGGAAGAGTAGCTGCCGTTTCACAATCACTTCTAGATCGTTATGATCAAGAAATGGTATGCACTAATTTCTGTAGAGCAATGAAGCCAAAGAACGGATACAGCATGTTTTTGTATTTCTATTGGCAGTATTTATATGATCTCAATGTCTTTTTTCTTTATGAGAACGGAACAACTGGCATAAAAAATCTAGATTTAAAAGGGTTCTTATCAACTGAGAAAATTAGAATTCCGTCGTTTGATGATGCTTGTGAGTTTGAAGATATCTGTCACAAATATTTTGATAAGATTTTCTATAATGGGTTGGAAAACGAGAAACTTTCCAGCTTACGTGATTCTTTACTGCCACAATTAATGTCCGGTGAACTTGATGTCTCCGATATTGACATTTAA
- a CDS encoding carotenoid biosynthesis protein encodes MMNWINSFELVCYFIVFILVVDILKSKNYRELGLLISGALAGFCLELLAVRFTDIYHYSNDFFISIGFYPYQFPFFGGLMWGGISVCALRIANKFSISNVMKALLSGWLIVSMDLLLDVVAIRLNGGFWVWDGRPITLDINHHMFMSVIWVNFLGYMFEVPAIIFMTLKQWDKSSDKSDFNIGKSLLIGICGVLFVAIASAISLVLDKITDEWFSCIAFLLIWIFVFIKLISILINNHKSITFKNKKDWSLFVFWFSIYVYCIAALFNLNIMSANFLYAFFTFFIMIMTLVLSLIDIENNH; translated from the coding sequence ATGATGAACTGGATTAATAGTTTCGAGCTTGTATGCTATTTTATTGTATTTATCTTGGTTGTCGATATTTTGAAAAGCAAAAACTACAGGGAGCTTGGTCTTTTGATTTCGGGGGCATTAGCTGGGTTTTGCTTGGAACTTTTGGCAGTGAGATTTACAGATATTTATCATTATAGCAATGATTTTTTCATAAGTATTGGTTTTTATCCGTATCAGTTTCCTTTTTTCGGAGGTTTGATGTGGGGAGGAATCAGCGTGTGTGCGCTTAGAATCGCAAACAAGTTTTCAATCAGCAATGTAATGAAGGCTTTGTTGAGTGGTTGGTTAATTGTGAGCATGGATTTGCTTTTGGATGTAGTGGCCATAAGGTTAAACGGAGGCTTCTGGGTGTGGGATGGACGCCCAATCACTCTTGATATCAATCATCATATGTTCATGAGCGTAATTTGGGTTAATTTTTTGGGATATATGTTTGAAGTGCCAGCAATTATTTTTATGACTTTGAAACAATGGGACAAATCTTCTGACAAATCAGATTTTAATATCGGCAAATCATTGCTGATAGGAATTTGTGGAGTATTGTTCGTGGCAATCGCAAGTGCAATTTCTCTCGTTTTAGATAAAATAACTGATGAATGGTTTTCGTGCATTGCATTTTTGTTGATTTGGATTTTTGTTTTTATAAAATTGATATCAATTTTAATTAATAATCACAAATCAATTACGTTCAAAAACAAAAAGGATTGGTCACTATTTGTTTTCTGGTTTAGTATATATGTTTATTGTATTGCTGCGCTTTTTAATCTTAATATTATGAGTGCCAATTTTTTATACGCGTTTTTTACATTTTTCATTATGATAATGACGTTGGTTTTGAGTTTGATAGATATTGAAAATAATCATTAG
- a CDS encoding aromatic acid exporter family protein, translated as MRKSIISRTIKTALASLLAIIVSQELSLEFAAAAGIIAILNVFDTRKATIEGGLKRTLSAIIALLIGGFLFEKIGYKTWVFGLYLLLFVPVSFLLKIELGLGPSSVIVTHLLAFGKIDVSIILNEMALVFIGTGFAMLTNFYAPTRQDKLNTLIESIDDDMKFILNLFGESLVQNLDVKLYEDKISELEADIDKAIDIAIIENDNLFENSRDLLFDLRLREREMDLLQEMYDDLRTIPPEYSDGKYISDILIQASQNLTKREDMIKLKERIDFLKNHYHMMKLPDTHEEFAIRSAIFQVFRSLDQFIDVSNQITKRPNNKIRIKTRG; from the coding sequence ATGAGAAAATCTATAATATCTAGAACAATCAAGACTGCTTTGGCTTCACTTTTGGCGATAATTGTGTCGCAGGAACTTTCTCTTGAGTTTGCAGCTGCGGCGGGAATTATTGCGATATTAAATGTGTTTGATACGAGAAAAGCTACGATAGAAGGTGGCTTGAAGAGAACTTTGTCCGCAATAATTGCTCTTTTAATTGGAGGATTTTTATTTGAAAAAATAGGATACAAAACTTGGGTTTTCGGATTGTATTTGCTTTTATTTGTGCCTGTGTCTTTTTTATTGAAGATAGAACTGGGACTTGGTCCTTCAAGTGTAATCGTGACTCATTTATTAGCTTTTGGGAAAATTGATGTATCGATTATTTTGAATGAAATGGCTCTTGTGTTTATAGGGACGGGATTTGCGATGTTGACCAATTTCTACGCTCCTACTAGACAGGACAAATTAAACACGTTGATCGAAAGCATCGATGACGATATGAAGTTTATATTGAATTTGTTCGGAGAATCTCTTGTTCAAAACTTGGATGTGAAGTTGTATGAGGACAAGATTTCAGAGCTTGAAGCAGACATCGACAAGGCTATTGATATTGCGATTATTGAGAATGACAATTTGTTTGAAAACAGCAGGGATTTGCTTTTCGATTTGCGTTTGAGAGAAAGGGAGATGGATTTGTTGCAAGAAATGTATGATGATTTGAGGACGATTCCGCCGGAATATTCAGACGGCAAATATATTTCTGATATTTTAATTCAAGCATCCCAAAATTTAACTAAACGTGAGGATATGATTAAATTGAAAGAGAGAATTGATTTTCTGAAAAATCACTACCACATGATGAAGCTTCCAGATACCCACGAGGAATTTGCGATTCGTTCGGCGATTTTTCAAGTGTTTCGAAGTCTGGATCAATTTATAGACGTTAGCAATCAAATTACGAAAAGACCAAATAATAAAATTAGGATAAAAACAAGAGGGTGA
- a CDS encoding type I restriction endonuclease subunit R: MSGFYTEADYEKSIIELFQEMGYRYVYAPGLERDLHSPLYEKELEDALYRLNPDMSDDAIRDALYKLHNFENGELVQKNAVFMDYIQHGIEVRYFVKGEERSGIVYLVDYSNPDNNSYVVANQWTFVENSNKRLDVLLFLNGLPVVLVELKSPSREETAASEAYLQIRNYMHEIPSMFIYNCICVMSDHLTSKAGTITSGEDRFMEWKTKDGNYENTQYAQFDTFFEGMFERARLLDIIKNFICFSNEGLKRFKILAGYHQYFAVNKAIESSKHACETDGKGGVFWHTQGSGKSLSMVFYAHLLQTALNSPTIVVITDRNDLDDQLYGQFMKCKDFLRQEPVHASSRANLKELLEGRQVNGIIFTTMQKFEESFECLSERRNIIVMADEAHRGQYGLKERVDEKTGEIKIGSARIIRNALPNATYIGFTGTPVSMKDRNTREVFGDYIDIYDMTQAVEDGATRPVYYESRVMKLKLDEQTLHLIDQEYDVMAENADVYVIEKSKKELGQMEAILGNDKTIDSLVDDILDHYENYRENLLTGKAMIVAYSRPIAMKIYKKILELRPGWTDKVAVVMTNSNKDPEDWSHIIGNKRHKDELAMSFKDDESPLKIAIVVDMWLTGFDVPSLATMYVYKPMHGYNLMQAIARVNRVFGDKEGGLVVDYVGIASALKQAMNDYTARDKKNYGDTDVAKVAYPKFLEKLSICRDLFHGYDYSKFMEGTDLERSRAISGAVNFIVAPIRKKEREDYLKEALLLKQALSLCSSLAERELRIEAAFFESVRVLVTRIMNQGEGKKISLHEINARINELLKASVKSEGVINLFSDVSGGFNLFDPKFLDEISKMKEKNLAVELLKKLISEQVKIYKHTNVVKSKKFSEIIQQAMNAYLNGMLTNEQVIEELLNLAKQIAEAHKEGEQLGLTADELAFYDALTKPQAIKDFYENEELIAITKELADTLRKNRTIDWQKRDSARARMRMMIKKLLRSHRYPPDGMDDAVETVMTQCELWTDNSDMEGNMESNNKINYSLNLDTHLMVADESSNYGNRR; encoded by the coding sequence ATGTCAGGATTTTATACCGAAGCAGACTATGAAAAATCAATAATAGAGCTGTTTCAAGAAATGGGATATCGCTATGTATATGCGCCGGGTTTAGAGCGTGATTTACACAGCCCATTATATGAAAAAGAATTAGAGGATGCATTATATCGTCTGAACCCGGATATGTCGGATGATGCGATAAGAGATGCTCTCTATAAATTGCATAATTTCGAGAATGGTGAATTAGTACAGAAGAATGCTGTCTTTATGGACTATATTCAGCATGGTATTGAAGTTCGCTATTTTGTAAAGGGTGAGGAACGTTCTGGTATCGTATATTTGGTTGACTACAGTAATCCTGACAATAACTCCTATGTAGTCGCTAATCAGTGGACTTTCGTTGAAAATAGTAATAAGCGTTTGGATGTGCTTTTGTTCTTGAACGGACTTCCTGTCGTTCTTGTTGAGTTAAAATCTCCATCAAGAGAAGAAACGGCTGCTTCTGAAGCATATTTACAGATTAGAAATTATATGCATGAGATTCCGTCCATGTTTATCTATAACTGTATCTGCGTTATGAGTGATCATTTGACATCAAAAGCAGGAACTATCACATCAGGAGAAGACCGCTTTATGGAGTGGAAAACTAAAGATGGAAATTATGAAAATACGCAGTATGCTCAATTTGATACTTTCTTTGAAGGAATGTTTGAGAGAGCACGCTTGCTTGATATTATAAAAAACTTCATTTGTTTCTCAAATGAAGGATTAAAACGTTTCAAAATTTTAGCAGGATACCATCAGTATTTTGCGGTAAACAAAGCTATTGAATCTTCAAAGCATGCTTGCGAAACTGACGGTAAAGGCGGTGTGTTCTGGCATACACAGGGAAGCGGTAAATCCTTATCTATGGTATTTTATGCGCATTTATTACAGACTGCATTGAATAGCCCAACTATCGTTGTCATTACAGATCGTAACGACCTTGATGATCAGCTTTATGGTCAGTTTATGAAGTGTAAAGATTTCCTTAGGCAAGAACCAGTGCATGCTTCAAGTAGGGCAAACCTGAAAGAACTTCTTGAAGGTAGACAGGTCAATGGAATCATCTTTACGACTATGCAGAAGTTTGAGGAATCCTTCGAATGTCTGTCTGAACGTAGAAATATTATTGTTATGGCAGATGAGGCGCACAGAGGTCAGTATGGATTAAAAGAGCGAGTAGATGAAAAGACTGGTGAAATTAAAATCGGTTCTGCTCGTATTATTCGTAATGCTTTACCGAATGCAACCTATATTGGATTTACCGGTACTCCGGTATCTATGAAAGACAGAAATACGAGAGAAGTATTCGGAGATTATATTGATATCTATGACATGACTCAGGCAGTAGAGGATGGTGCTACAAGACCTGTTTATTACGAGAGTCGTGTTATGAAGTTGAAGCTTGATGAGCAGACATTGCATCTTATTGATCAGGAATATGATGTTATGGCTGAAAATGCTGATGTTTATGTCATTGAAAAGAGTAAAAAAGAACTTGGACAGATGGAAGCTATCCTTGGCAATGACAAGACGATAGATTCTCTTGTTGATGATATCCTTGATCACTATGAGAATTACAGAGAAAACTTGCTTACTGGTAAAGCGATGATAGTTGCATATTCGCGTCCAATTGCTATGAAGATTTACAAGAAAATTCTTGAACTTCGTCCAGGTTGGACTGATAAGGTTGCGGTGGTAATGACTAACAGCAATAAAGATCCGGAAGACTGGAGTCATATAATCGGAAATAAGCGCCACAAAGACGAGCTAGCAATGTCTTTTAAAGATGATGAAAGTCCATTAAAAATCGCCATTGTCGTAGATATGTGGCTTACAGGATTTGATGTTCCTTCTCTTGCAACAATGTATGTCTATAAGCCAATGCATGGATATAACTTGATGCAGGCTATTGCTAGAGTAAATCGTGTGTTTGGAGATAAAGAAGGTGGTTTAGTTGTAGATTATGTAGGTATTGCATCTGCATTGAAACAGGCCATGAATGATTATACTGCGCGTGATAAGAAGAACTACGGAGATACTGATGTTGCTAAGGTGGCATATCCTAAGTTCCTAGAAAAGCTTTCAATCTGTCGAGATTTGTTCCATGGATACGATTATTCTAAGTTCATGGAAGGAACTGATCTTGAAAGATCAAGAGCTATTAGCGGTGCGGTTAACTTTATTGTTGCACCAATTAGAAAAAAAGAACGCGAGGACTACTTAAAAGAAGCGCTTCTTTTGAAGCAGGCTTTATCATTGTGTTCATCGCTTGCAGAAAGAGAACTCCGTATTGAAGCTGCATTTTTTGAGTCAGTTAGAGTTCTAGTTACAAGAATTATGAATCAGGGAGAAGGAAAGAAAATATCTCTTCATGAAATAAATGCACGCATCAATGAGCTGCTTAAAGCGAGTGTAAAGAGTGAAGGCGTTATTAACCTTTTTTCTGATGTGTCTGGCGGGTTTAATTTGTTTGATCCTAAGTTCTTAGATGAAATTTCTAAGATGAAAGAAAAAAACCTCGCAGTGGAATTACTTAAGAAGTTGATCTCTGAACAGGTAAAGATATACAAGCATACGAACGTTGTAAAGTCTAAAAAATTCAGTGAAATCATCCAACAGGCAATGAATGCATACCTTAATGGAATGCTTACAAATGAGCAGGTAATTGAAGAACTTCTTAACCTTGCCAAACAGATTGCAGAGGCTCACAAAGAAGGCGAACAGCTTGGCCTTACTGCAGATGAGCTTGCATTCTATGATGCACTTACAAAGCCACAGGCCATCAAGGACTTTTATGAAAATGAAGAATTAATTGCTATTACTAAGGAACTAGCAGATACACTTAGAAAGAATCGTACTATTGATTGGCAGAAGCGTGATTCTGCAAGAGCTAGAATGCGTATGATGATCAAGAAACTTCTTAGAAGCCATAGATATCCACCTGATGGAATGGATGATGCTGTAGAAACTGTAATGACTCAGTGTGAGCTTTGGACAGATAATTCTGATATGGAAGGGAATATGGAATCAAATAATAAGATAAACTATTCACTTAATCTAGATACACACTTGATGGTTGCAGACGAATCTAGCAATTACGGGAATAGGAGATAG
- a CDS encoding alpha/beta hydrolase, whose translation MKILKVLSVIILVFIVTFSINKFMLSIERNKIVGYGEKIEIKGKNINIVEKGLENNQVVIIDPGYGTTAPGLDFMPLMDELSKTYHVIAIEPFGYGDSDTIGSPRTVENITDELHQVIQKLGYPKYILCSHSISGVYSLYYLDKYQDEVTGFIGMDTSVPNQLEYTGNTFLPILRKWSNKLGLIRIASRIHPEWFMANNQYYTDETKSQIRYRLFRDFANVDNLDEGRHFADNWNKIKDLHYPRDIKKIFFLTKKEDKDKDWRYIETQNAFEKNNGKIYLMDGSHYIFRDNFKKMSQIIRENF comes from the coding sequence ATGAAAATTTTGAAGGTTTTGTCAGTAATTATATTAGTTTTTATTGTTACATTTTCGATTAATAAATTTATGCTGTCAATAGAAAGAAACAAGATAGTTGGTTACGGAGAAAAAATCGAGATAAAAGGTAAAAATATTAATATTGTTGAGAAGGGCTTGGAGAATAATCAGGTTGTCATCATAGATCCAGGTTATGGAACTACTGCGCCCGGACTTGATTTTATGCCGCTTATGGATGAGCTTTCCAAAACTTATCATGTCATTGCGATTGAGCCTTTTGGATATGGCGATTCGGACACAATTGGAAGCCCAAGAACAGTAGAAAATATAACAGACGAGCTTCATCAAGTCATTCAAAAACTGGGATACCCGAAATATATTTTGTGTTCGCATTCGATTTCTGGAGTTTATTCGTTATATTATTTGGACAAATACCAAGACGAGGTTACAGGATTTATTGGAATGGACACATCGGTTCCGAATCAATTGGAGTACACTGGCAATACTTTTCTTCCAATTTTGAGAAAATGGTCAAACAAACTTGGGCTGATTAGAATTGCATCGAGAATTCATCCCGAATGGTTCATGGCGAATAATCAATACTATACAGATGAAACAAAATCGCAAATCAGATACAGATTGTTCAGGGATTTTGCAAATGTCGATAATTTGGATGAAGGAAGACATTTCGCTGACAATTGGAACAAAATTAAAGATTTGCATTATCCAAGAGATATCAAAAAGATTTTCTTTCTAACGAAAAAAGAAGACAAGGACAAGGACTGGAGATACATCGAAACACAAAATGCTTTTGAAAAAAATAACGGCAAAATATATTTGATGGACGGAAGTCATTATATTTTCAGGGATAATTTCAAAAAAATGTCACAAATTATAAGAGAAAATTTCTAA
- a CDS encoding NADH:flavin oxidoreductase, translating into MKLSDELKSKNINFKNRIVMPPMATAKADKNGHVTEEILNYYEEKTENKLFSTVIIEHCFVDALGKASKNQTSIADDSTIDGMKKLAKLVKSNDSNVVLQISHAGSSASEEVIENKPVAPSAIKNPSKSTTEIPRELTLEEIEQIIEKFVDAAVRAKKAGFDGVEIHSAHGYLLNQFLSPITNKRTDEYGGDIDGRIKIHLEIIRKIREKVGENYPIFIRMGAGDYLEGGLSTEDSIHAAQEFVKAGVDVLDISGGMCMFSIDDQRAGFFDFLSKPIYENVDVPVILTGGVKTGEDVEDILNRGVCDLVGIGRSVFKDSNWIENEIKPLI; encoded by the coding sequence ATGAAATTATCAGATGAATTGAAATCAAAAAACATAAATTTTAAAAACAGAATTGTGATGCCACCAATGGCAACTGCAAAGGCTGATAAAAACGGACATGTTACAGAAGAAATCCTGAACTATTATGAAGAAAAGACCGAAAACAAATTATTTTCAACTGTAATTATCGAACATTGTTTTGTGGATGCTTTGGGAAAAGCTAGCAAAAACCAAACATCCATAGCAGATGATTCTACAATTGATGGGATGAAAAAACTTGCAAAGCTTGTAAAATCTAATGACTCAAATGTAGTGTTGCAAATTTCTCACGCTGGTAGTTCTGCTAGTGAAGAAGTTATCGAAAACAAACCTGTAGCACCATCAGCTATCAAAAATCCATCCAAATCTACAACAGAGATTCCGAGAGAACTTACTCTTGAAGAAATAGAACAAATTATTGAAAAATTTGTCGACGCAGCAGTTAGAGCAAAAAAAGCAGGATTTGATGGAGTGGAAATACATTCTGCTCATGGATATTTATTGAACCAATTCTTATCGCCAATTACTAATAAAAGAACCGACGAATACGGTGGAGATATCGATGGAAGAATCAAAATCCATTTGGAAATTATTAGAAAAATCAGGGAAAAAGTAGGAGAAAATTATCCAATTTTCATAAGAATGGGAGCTGGAGATTACCTCGAAGGTGGATTATCAACAGAAGACAGCATACACGCAGCCCAAGAATTCGTAAAAGCTGGTGTAGATGTGCTGGATATTTCCGGTGGAATGTGCATGTTCTCAATTGATGATCAAAGAGCGGGCTTCTTCGATTTTCTATCCAAACCAATTTATGAAAACGTAGATGTTCCCGTGATTTTGACTGGTGGAGTGAAGACAGGAGAAGATGTAGAAGATATATTGAATCGCGGAGTGTGTGATTTGGTTGGAATTGGAAGATCTGTATTCAAAGATTCTAACTGGATTGAAAATGAAATCAAACCTCTTATATAA
- a CDS encoding NAD(P)H-dependent oxidoreductase subunit E gives MCEEKNEELIFKEKLDETVESFGKGSQEGAKVSIRNCQDFFGCVSISHQKQIAQAFDIDEKYIKTIIKFIPSIKESKVEYEIVCCSGPRCAKNGSMEVLKTVKKELAMDFNETSADGKIRLRTQNCFKKCKDGPNIMINGKFYHHMDAEKTKEVLEKIK, from the coding sequence ATGTGTGAAGAAAAAAATGAAGAACTGATTTTCAAAGAAAAACTCGACGAAACTGTGGAAAGTTTCGGCAAGGGTAGCCAAGAAGGAGCGAAGGTGTCTATTAGAAATTGCCAGGATTTTTTTGGGTGTGTGTCGATTAGTCACCAAAAACAAATCGCACAAGCTTTTGATATTGATGAGAAATACATCAAGACGATTATAAAATTCATTCCATCTATCAAAGAATCCAAGGTTGAATACGAGATAGTGTGTTGTTCGGGACCGAGATGCGCGAAGAACGGATCGATGGAAGTGTTGAAGACGGTGAAAAAAGAGCTTGCCATGGATTTTAACGAAACATCTGCTGATGGGAAAATCCGACTTAGAACGCAAAACTGTTTCAAAAAATGCAAAGATGGACCAAATATTATGATTAATGGCAAATTCTATCACCACATGGATGCTGAAAAAACAAAAGAAGTTTTGGAGAAAATAAAATAA
- a CDS encoding DUF262 and DUF1524 domain-containing protein, with protein MDATKGNIYAILNGNKQFLIPVYQRYYSWDLSQCQRLWTDIVDMQKKNKPGHFVGSIVNIAEQAMPTGVQKYMIIDGQQRITTLTLLLIALRDYAEKHPEGQMINARRIDNTLLKNEYEDGDDRYKLLLTETDRDILVCLIEKKPIKMDTKSRLLTNLKFFADQIEKLEIKPEEVYESIGKLQIVNITLDRALDDAQAIFESLNSTGKELTESDLIRNYVLMGLEPLEQRYVYEHLWRPMELLFDYEKQESTMDKFFRDYLTMKLTRIPKQDHVYEEFKHYHLNCEFGSIRELCQDLLDYADYYTRMIFARSSDPVLKNLYEDIIELRMEVAYPFLLKVHSDKNIGLIDDASLKEILNMCISYVLRRNICKIPTNSLNKTFATFKNYVRNDDYMNSVRAYFVLLQTYKEFPDDEKFVAAFVTRDVYNMRQRNFILRHLEEHENKVSINIENFTIEHIMPQNPGLSVEWQAELGSEWKDIQKKYLHTIGNLTLTAYNSEMSDHSFIEKVNMSGGFKQSALRLNKYVVMQTSWAEKQILERAKQLATKAAEIWKYPTISKASLAPYQVKIKPATSYSVDTYDFNLHTKTLYELLDKRIMNLGTDVRREFKKLYIAYKLDTNFVDIVVQKNQLCISINMNYADVYDPDGICRDVTGLGRWGNGDVEIYFKHTSDIEQVMKIIKQSFDAQIDE; from the coding sequence ATGGACGCAACCAAAGGAAATATTTATGCTATTTTAAATGGTAATAAACAATTTTTGATACCTGTATATCAACGCTATTATAGTTGGGATCTATCACAGTGTCAAAGACTGTGGACAGATATTGTTGATATGCAAAAGAAAAACAAACCTGGACATTTTGTTGGCTCCATTGTAAATATTGCAGAGCAGGCAATGCCAACAGGTGTTCAAAAATATATGATTATTGATGGTCAACAGAGAATTACAACCCTAACTTTGCTGTTAATTGCGTTGCGCGACTATGCAGAAAAACATCCTGAAGGACAGATGATCAATGCAAGGCGAATAGATAATACACTGCTTAAAAATGAGTACGAGGATGGGGATGACAGATATAAGCTTTTGTTGACGGAAACAGATCGTGATATATTGGTCTGTTTGATCGAAAAGAAACCAATCAAGATGGATACAAAATCTCGTTTGCTTACTAATTTGAAATTCTTCGCTGATCAAATTGAAAAGCTGGAAATTAAGCCGGAAGAAGTATATGAATCAATCGGAAAGCTCCAAATTGTCAATATTACACTTGATAGAGCTTTGGATGATGCACAGGCTATATTTGAAAGCTTGAATTCTACAGGTAAAGAATTAACAGAATCAGATTTGATTAGAAATTATGTTTTGATGGGACTTGAGCCTTTAGAACAGAGATACGTATATGAACATCTGTGGAGACCGATGGAATTATTATTTGATTATGAAAAGCAGGAATCCACTATGGACAAATTCTTCAGAGACTATCTTACAATGAAACTTACTAGAATTCCAAAGCAGGATCATGTATATGAAGAATTTAAGCATTATCATTTGAATTGTGAATTTGGAAGTATCAGAGAGCTTTGCCAAGATCTATTAGATTATGCTGACTATTATACAAGAATGATTTTTGCAAGAAGTTCAGATCCTGTTTTGAAGAATTTATATGAAGATATCATAGAACTTAGAATGGAAGTAGCATATCCATTTTTGCTTAAGGTACATAGCGATAAAAACATTGGATTAATTGATGATGCAAGTTTGAAAGAAATTTTGAACATGTGCATCAGCTATGTGCTAAGACGAAATATTTGCAAAATTCCAACTAACTCTTTAAACAAGACATTCGCAACATTCAAAAATTATGTTCGAAACGATGATTATATGAATTCAGTGAGAGCATATTTTGTGCTTCTCCAAACATATAAAGAATTTCCGGATGATGAAAAATTTGTAGCTGCATTTGTTACTCGTGATGTATACAATATGCGTCAGAGAAATTTTATTCTTCGACACTTAGAAGAGCATGAAAATAAAGTATCCATCAATATTGAGAATTTTACAATTGAACACATAATGCCTCAGAATCCCGGGTTGAGTGTGGAATGGCAAGCTGAGCTTGGATCGGAGTGGAAGGATATACAGAAGAAATATCTTCATACAATTGGAAATCTCACATTGACTGCGTATAACTCAGAGATGAGTGATCATTCCTTCATAGAAAAGGTGAATATGAGTGGTGGCTTCAAACAAAGTGCTCTTAGATTGAACAAATATGTTGTCATGCAAACATCGTGGGCCGAAAAACAGATTCTAGAGAGAGCAAAACAGCTTGCTACAAAGGCTGCTGAGATTTGGAAGTATCCTACAATCTCAAAAGCAAGTTTAGCACCATACCAAGTTAAGATAAAACCAGCAACGTCATATTCAGTTGATACCTATGATTTTAATCTTCATACTAAGACATTGTATGAACTACTTGATAAGAGAATAATGAACTTGGGTACTGATGTTCGCAGAGAATTTAAGAAGCTTTATATCGCATATAAACTTGATACAAACTTTGTCGATATCGTGGTTCAGAAGAATCAACTGTGCATTTCTATCAACATGAATTATGCGGATGTATACGACCCAGATGGAATATGCCGAGATGTTACAGGCCTAGGAAGATGGGGAAATGGAGACGTTGAAATATACTTTAAACATACCTCAGATATAGAACAGGTAATGAAAATTATCAAACAGTCATTTGATGCACAAATTGATGAATAA
- a CDS encoding MgtC/SapB family protein produces the protein MDVFLVATRLILAAILGAVIGIEREIKNRAAGFRTHIIVSVGACLIMLIGIDGIGKFSSDTARDTARIAGQVISGIGFLGAGTILQKKNAVTGLTTAATLWLSAAIGLAVGIGYYEGAIIATVICLVTLISLNKISDLINKKTIKSYSMIFDTYNFNQDSFYEFTSKEGVEIRKLDIIDEEMDDKSMIEVTFSFNKNYDINGFFKKLKSEYNLQSVKSVDDEG, from the coding sequence ATGGATGTTTTTTTGGTAGCAACTAGATTAATATTAGCAGCGATACTGGGAGCCGTAATTGGAATAGAGAGAGAAATCAAGAATAGGGCTGCGGGTTTTCGAACACACATTATTGTCAGTGTTGGGGCGTGTTTGATTATGCTTATTGGAATTGATGGTATTGGTAAGTTTTCATCTGACACTGCGAGGGACACTGCGAGGATTGCGGGACAAGTTATAAGCGGTATTGGTTTTTTGGGTGCTGGTACTATTCTTCAAAAAAAGAATGCGGTAACAGGATTAACTACGGCTGCGACTTTGTGGCTATCTGCGGCGATTGGGCTTGCGGTTGGAATTGGATATTACGAAGGGGCAATCATTGCGACTGTGATTTGTCTTGTAACTTTGATTTCACTCAATAAAATCAGTGATTTGATCAACAAGAAAACTATAAAATCATATTCAATGATTTTCGATACTTATAATTTTAATCAAGATAGTTTTTATGAATTTACTTCAAAAGAAGGTGTTGAAATTAGAAAACTAGATATTATTGACGAGGAAATGGATGATAAATCTATGATTGAGGTGACTTTTTCTTTTAATAAAAATTATGATATTAACGGATTTTTCAAAAAATTAAAGTCAGAATATAATTTGCAATCTGTAAAATCGGTTGATGATGAGGGGTAG